In a single window of the Halomicroarcula saliterrae genome:
- a CDS encoding dodecin family protein — protein MTAVKIVKILGTSTESWEDAAHEAVAEATETIDDIHGVEVESWTAEVEDGEITEYKATVEVAFLIHRGR, from the coding sequence ATGACAGCAGTCAAAATCGTCAAGATACTCGGCACATCGACGGAGTCGTGGGAAGACGCGGCCCACGAGGCCGTCGCGGAGGCCACCGAGACCATCGACGACATCCACGGCGTCGAAGTCGAGAGCTGGACGGCGGAGGTCGAGGACGGCGAGATAACTGAGTACAAGGCCACCGTCGAGGTCGCCTTCCTCATCCACCGCGGGCGGTAG
- a CDS encoding DUF7122 family protein, with protein MNDSTKFTRLPASDDDRAEPDRATREAVLDFWETRFGVPPETFDGHTFWERGKGKLWCYRGEPPSPVDVEALGMTFLRTRQEHWKPTLEAVQRFGEHATECVIHLSESEAEAFVAGYDQELDWDGDWGYLVVTHDLAGRREPVGVGLYVYGELRSQVPKGRRRDLDT; from the coding sequence GTGAACGACAGCACGAAGTTCACGCGGCTGCCGGCCAGCGACGACGACCGCGCCGAGCCCGACCGGGCGACCCGCGAGGCGGTGCTCGACTTCTGGGAGACGCGCTTTGGCGTCCCGCCCGAGACCTTCGACGGCCACACGTTCTGGGAGCGCGGGAAGGGGAAGCTCTGGTGTTATCGGGGGGAACCGCCCTCGCCCGTCGACGTCGAGGCGCTGGGGATGACGTTCCTCCGGACGCGCCAGGAACACTGGAAGCCGACGCTGGAGGCCGTCCAGCGGTTCGGCGAGCACGCGACAGAGTGTGTAATCCACCTCTCCGAGAGCGAGGCCGAGGCGTTCGTGGCGGGGTACGACCAGGAACTCGACTGGGACGGCGACTGGGGCTACCTCGTCGTCACTCACGACCTCGCCGGCCGCCGCGAACCGGTCGGGGTGGGACTATACGTCTACGGCGAACTCCGCTCGCAGGTCCCGAAAGGACGGCGGCGGGACCTGGATACATAG
- a CDS encoding RsmB/NOP family class I SAM-dependent RNA methyltransferase, with amino-acid sequence MEPPERYRAIVDDFEAFRAACERPLPSAIRVNTLKAGVADVRRALDEAGVSYEPVDWHDELFVLPEDSPGANWPYFHGWIHGQEEVSAVPASVLAPEPGERVWDACAAPGSKATQLAALMDDRGEVVATDNNLGRISALRTNTERLGATNVAVTHEDARNHSLKPFGGAEYDRALVDVPCSCEGTIRKNPDAFDEWSLSHVRGISGVQKDILERAVQATVEGGTVVYSTCTFAPEENEAVLDHVLEREDCELVEFDLPLDHRAGVTEWEGAAFDPSVRLAKRIYPQFNDTGGFFCAKLEVGQ; translated from the coding sequence ATGGAACCACCGGAACGGTATCGCGCCATCGTCGACGACTTCGAGGCGTTCCGGGCAGCCTGCGAGCGCCCGCTGCCGTCGGCGATTCGGGTCAACACCCTCAAAGCCGGCGTCGCGGACGTTCGGCGAGCCCTCGACGAGGCCGGCGTCAGCTACGAACCGGTCGACTGGCACGACGAGCTGTTCGTGCTGCCCGAGGACTCGCCGGGGGCGAACTGGCCGTACTTCCACGGCTGGATTCACGGGCAGGAGGAGGTGTCGGCGGTGCCGGCGTCGGTGCTTGCCCCGGAGCCGGGCGAGCGGGTGTGGGACGCCTGTGCCGCGCCGGGGAGCAAGGCGACCCAGCTCGCGGCGCTGATGGACGACCGCGGGGAGGTCGTCGCGACCGACAACAACCTCGGGCGCATCTCGGCGCTGCGGACCAACACCGAGCGTCTGGGCGCGACGAACGTCGCGGTCACCCACGAGGACGCCCGGAACCACTCGCTGAAGCCCTTTGGCGGGGCCGAGTACGACCGGGCCTTGGTGGACGTGCCCTGCTCCTGTGAGGGGACTATCCGCAAGAACCCCGACGCCTTCGACGAGTGGTCGCTGTCACACGTTCGGGGTATCTCGGGCGTCCAGAAAGACATCCTCGAACGGGCCGTACAGGCCACGGTCGAGGGCGGGACGGTGGTCTACTCGACGTGTACCTTCGCGCCGGAGGAGAACGAGGCCGTGCTCGACCACGTCCTCGAACGCGAGGACTGCGAACTCGTCGAGTTCGACCTCCCCCTCGACCACCGCGCGGGCGTCACCGAGTGGGAGGGTGCGGCGTTCGACCCGAGCGTCCGGCTGGCCAAACGCATCTACCCGCAGTTCAACGACACGGGCGGCTTTTTCTGTGCGAAACTGGAGGTCGGACAGTGA
- a CDS encoding PKD domain-containing protein, with translation MTDEGPLSALNLPVLAVVGVVGIVLLVSAMFLAPGATNAGPVTPESGNDTGTPIQTAETTPQAGEDSGATTAAAINTSSATVGEAVTFDASNSTDVDGDITSYRWDFDGDGTTDATGPTNTHSYESNGTHRATLTVTDETGNTETTTVNVTVTETNDAPTAAITAAPASPTVGENVMIDALNSTDADGAIESYEWDLDGDGTTDETGTFVGHVYERAGTHELTLTVTDDDGAVNTTTMTVNVTNGDDGSSGGSSGGDDGSSGGSDDGDDGSSGGSDDGDDGSSGGSDDGDDGSSGGSDDGDDGSSGGSDDGDDGSSGGSDDGDTEQNDAPTAVATASPSATVGENITLNATESSDADGEIESYEWDVDGDGTVEATGATPNYSYESADSYNATVTVTDDDGATDNATVTVTVEGGANSAPAADATANASTVSVGETVTLNATASSDADGEIASYEWDVDGDGEVEATSATNSYSFDSADTYDVTVTVTDDDGATDNATVTVTVEAETLEPNDGPSSATEVGDEATYENLSISDATDADFFAVDVTAGGTISADVFFRHADGNLKLELWDDSRVRKLSLSFSDDESLEYTVDSGGTYYFAVSGHNGATNSYDIDITANSPPAPDATANLSTAGLGEPVTFDASGSTDPDGTIESYEWDVDGDGEVEVTDATNDYSYDRTGTYEATLTVTDDDGKTATDTVTISVEADTATPTVDASVNQTTAVAGIPVSFDGSESFDSDGSIERYEWEFGDNSTDTGETVTHTYESGGTYNATLTVVDDAGGANRTTVEITVEDPPSAQTAVYPTTMMVGEHFSLHASNSEDPDGSIESYEWDFDGDGTVDETGPITDHAYESAGSYDVTVTVTDDDGYTGTATVNVTAEAIPECEDGVDSDDDGLDDCAEIDNGTDPTEADTDRDGFPDGVEVNQTELLPDADPLQFDIYLEVDYIKEDPMSKSDWDTVEEGLTDPAFVNPDGSYGMNLHVKENDTIPLSNASGDDMRYYKNEYRDFRCAGYHYGVITTEDFYDDGGRGADGSFYVEGSDPTWTVHHELGHSLNLAVSWANDVYSGGFHHGKTYTEEEYQSNMNYDYGSWSGPLRFSDGTESDVAFDDWAFLQEHGENPGWGGGC, from the coding sequence ATGACAGACGAGGGACCGCTTTCGGCTCTGAATCTTCCCGTGCTGGCTGTCGTCGGTGTTGTCGGCATTGTGCTTCTAGTGTCGGCGATGTTCCTCGCTCCCGGGGCAACGAACGCTGGGCCTGTCACGCCCGAGAGCGGCAACGACACCGGGACTCCGATACAGACCGCCGAGACCACTCCCCAGGCGGGCGAGGATAGCGGAGCGACGACTGCGGCGGCGATCAACACGTCGTCGGCGACGGTCGGCGAAGCCGTCACCTTCGACGCCAGCAATTCGACCGACGTAGACGGCGACATCACGAGCTACAGGTGGGACTTCGATGGCGACGGCACTACGGATGCGACCGGCCCCACTAACACTCACTCCTACGAGAGCAACGGGACACACAGGGCGACGCTCACTGTCACTGACGAGACGGGGAACACCGAGACGACGACAGTGAACGTAACCGTCACCGAAACCAACGACGCACCGACCGCAGCGATAACGGCCGCTCCGGCGTCACCGACTGTCGGTGAGAACGTTATGATAGATGCCCTCAACTCGACTGACGCCGATGGCGCTATCGAGAGCTACGAGTGGGATCTCGACGGCGACGGCACCACGGATGAGACCGGCACCTTCGTCGGCCACGTGTACGAGCGAGCCGGTACCCACGAGCTGACTCTCACTGTCACCGACGACGACGGTGCTGTCAACACCACGACAATGACGGTGAACGTCACCAACGGTGACGATGGGTCCTCTGGTGGCTCCAGCGGCGGTGACGACGGGTCTTCGGGCGGTTCTGATGACGGTGATGACGGGTCTTCGGGCGGTTCTGATGACGGTGATGACGGGTCTTCGGGCGGTTCTGATGACGGTGATGACGGGTCTTCGGGCGGTTCTGATGACGGTGATGACGGGTCTTCGGGCGGTTCTGATGACGGTGACGACGGGTCTTCGGGCGGTTCTGATGACGGTGACACCGAACAGAACGACGCGCCGACCGCTGTGGCGACCGCCTCGCCGTCGGCAACTGTCGGCGAGAACATCACGCTCAACGCGACGGAATCCAGCGACGCAGACGGCGAAATCGAGAGCTACGAGTGGGACGTTGACGGCGACGGCACAGTCGAAGCGACCGGTGCCACGCCCAACTACAGCTACGAGAGCGCGGACTCGTACAACGCGACGGTCACTGTCACCGACGACGACGGGGCGACCGATAATGCAACGGTCACCGTCACTGTCGAAGGAGGGGCCAACAGCGCGCCAGCGGCCGACGCAACGGCCAACGCGTCGACGGTGAGTGTCGGCGAGACCGTCACGCTCAACGCGACAGCATCCAGCGACGCAGACGGGGAAATCGCGAGCTACGAGTGGGACGTCGACGGCGACGGTGAGGTCGAAGCGACCAGCGCAACGAACAGTTACAGCTTCGACAGCGCCGACACGTACGACGTGACGGTCACCGTCACCGACGACGACGGGGCGACCGACAACGCGACGGTCACCGTCACTGTCGAGGCCGAGACGCTCGAACCGAACGACGGTCCGTCGAGCGCGACAGAGGTCGGCGACGAGGCCACCTACGAGAACCTCAGCATCTCGGACGCGACTGATGCTGACTTCTTCGCCGTGGATGTCACTGCGGGTGGAACCATCTCGGCTGACGTTTTCTTCAGGCACGCCGACGGCAACCTCAAACTCGAACTGTGGGATGACAGTCGCGTGCGTAAACTGTCACTGTCCTTCTCGGACGACGAGTCGCTCGAATATACCGTCGACAGCGGCGGGACGTACTACTTCGCCGTGTCCGGGCACAACGGGGCGACCAACAGCTACGACATCGATATCACCGCGAACAGCCCACCAGCCCCGGACGCGACAGCCAACCTGTCGACCGCCGGGCTCGGCGAGCCGGTGACGTTCGATGCCAGTGGCTCCACCGACCCCGATGGCACTATCGAGAGTTACGAGTGGGATGTCGACGGCGACGGTGAAGTCGAAGTGACCGACGCCACGAACGACTACAGCTACGACAGGACAGGCACCTACGAGGCAACGCTGACCGTCACCGACGACGACGGGAAGACCGCCACAGACACCGTGACCATATCGGTCGAAGCGGACACTGCGACACCGACTGTCGACGCGAGCGTGAACCAGACGACGGCCGTTGCCGGTATTCCGGTGTCGTTCGATGGAAGCGAATCGTTCGATTCCGACGGCTCGATCGAGAGATACGAGTGGGAGTTCGGTGACAACTCGACGGACACCGGCGAGACCGTCACCCACACCTACGAGAGTGGTGGCACGTACAACGCGACGCTGACGGTGGTCGACGACGCCGGTGGGGCGAACAGAACCACCGTCGAAATCACGGTCGAGGACCCACCGAGCGCGCAAACCGCGGTGTACCCGACGACGATGATGGTCGGTGAACACTTCAGTCTCCACGCCAGTAACTCGGAGGACCCGGACGGCTCTATCGAGAGCTACGAGTGGGACTTCGACGGCGACGGCACGGTCGATGAGACCGGTCCCATCACCGACCACGCCTACGAGAGCGCCGGTAGCTACGACGTGACGGTGACGGTGACTGACGATGACGGGTACACCGGCACCGCGACGGTCAACGTCACTGCCGAAGCGATACCCGAGTGTGAGGACGGGGTCGACTCCGACGACGACGGTCTCGACGACTGTGCGGAAATCGACAATGGCACCGACCCGACCGAGGCGGACACCGACCGCGACGGCTTCCCCGACGGTGTCGAGGTCAATCAGACGGAGCTGCTCCCCGACGCCGACCCGCTCCAGTTCGACATCTACCTCGAAGTCGACTACATCAAAGAGGACCCGATGAGCAAGAGCGACTGGGACACCGTCGAGGAGGGGCTCACCGACCCCGCGTTCGTCAACCCTGATGGGTCCTACGGGATGAACCTGCACGTCAAGGAGAACGATACGATTCCGCTATCCAACGCGAGTGGAGACGACATGCGGTACTACAAGAACGAGTACCGGGACTTCCGCTGTGCCGGCTACCACTATGGCGTCATCACGACAGAGGATTTCTACGACGATGGCGGGAGAGGTGCCGACGGGTCGTTCTACGTGGAAGGGTCTGACCCAACCTGGACGGTCCACCACGAACTGGGTCACTCGCTGAATCTCGCCGTCAGTTGGGCGAACGACGTGTACAGTGGTGGATTCCACCACGGGAAAACGTACACCGAAGAGGAGTATCAGAGCAACATGAACTACGACTACGGTTCCTGGTCCGGTCCGCTGCGCTTCTCGGACGGAACCGAGTCGGACGTCGCCTTCGACGACTGGGCGTTCCTGCAGGAGCACGGGGAAAACCCCGGCTGGGGCGGCGGCTGCTGA
- a CDS encoding proteasome assembly chaperone family protein: protein MAHVEVHRDDIELDEPTLVEGLPGIGLVGKLAADHLVEANDMVHYGTARCDGLPEIAVYSEGDPTVRSPVRLYADAEGELLVLQSDAPVSPDAAESFAGCMVDWFRGEGVTPVFLSGMPAERETDPSLYGIATGEGSALLSEAGIDSPTESGAITGPTGALVHEAQRVGLTSVGLVVEADPQFPDPEAAGTLLEAGIVLLTGVEVETESLAKQAEEIRQTKAQLAQQMQGGGEESTSARPLGFQ from the coding sequence ATGGCACACGTAGAGGTACATCGCGACGACATCGAACTCGACGAGCCGACGCTCGTCGAGGGGTTGCCGGGAATCGGCCTCGTCGGCAAGCTCGCGGCCGACCATCTGGTCGAGGCCAACGACATGGTCCACTACGGCACCGCGCGCTGTGACGGGCTGCCCGAAATCGCTGTCTACAGCGAGGGGGACCCGACGGTCCGGAGCCCGGTCCGGCTCTACGCCGACGCCGAGGGGGAGCTGCTGGTCCTCCAGAGCGACGCGCCGGTCTCGCCCGACGCGGCGGAGTCGTTCGCGGGCTGTATGGTCGACTGGTTCCGGGGCGAGGGCGTGACGCCGGTGTTCCTCAGCGGGATGCCCGCGGAGCGCGAGACAGACCCCTCGCTGTACGGTATCGCCACGGGCGAGGGGAGTGCTCTGCTGTCCGAGGCGGGCATCGACTCGCCCACCGAGTCCGGGGCCATCACTGGCCCGACCGGGGCGCTCGTGCACGAGGCCCAGCGGGTCGGCCTGACGAGCGTCGGGCTGGTCGTCGAGGCGGACCCGCAGTTCCCGGACCCGGAGGCCGCCGGCACGCTGCTCGAAGCCGGTATCGTCCTGCTGACGGGCGTCGAGGTCGAAACCGAGTCGCTGGCCAAGCAGGCCGAAGAGATACGCCAGACAAAGGCCCAGCTGGCCCAGCAGATGCAGGGGGGCGGCGAGGAGTCCACCAGCGCCCGCCCGCTGGGGTTCCAGTGA
- the sppA gene encoding signal peptide peptidase SppA, which translates to MVDGDSVVRLGIVLVGSLVAVAAAAVVFVRFPADLTDLLGVLLVLVAGLAGARIASKVAGSVAPSHNVAEVAVEGPITRDGGGGLASAPTGPGADDIVEQIERADDDRGADALLLKLNTPGGQIVPSEDIRLAAEAFDGPTIGYATDVCASGGYDIAAGCDELWAREGSIVGSIGVIGSRVNANELADRIGLSYEQFTAGEYKDAGTPLKQLDEEEREYLQRIVDDYYDQFVETVADGRELDEETIRDTEARVFLGTEAHERGLVDALGTREDVEDRLEDTLNEPVTVAEFEPQSGLMSKVRGGAQAVAFSLGAGVASAFDGDVDGLSFRR; encoded by the coding sequence ATGGTCGACGGGGACTCGGTCGTCCGACTGGGTATCGTTCTGGTGGGCTCGCTGGTCGCGGTCGCCGCCGCCGCGGTGGTGTTCGTCCGCTTCCCGGCCGACCTCACCGACCTGCTCGGCGTGCTGTTGGTGCTCGTCGCGGGACTGGCCGGTGCCCGCATCGCGAGCAAGGTCGCCGGCTCCGTCGCGCCGAGTCACAACGTCGCGGAGGTCGCCGTCGAGGGGCCGATTACGCGGGACGGCGGCGGTGGGCTCGCCAGCGCGCCGACCGGCCCCGGCGCCGACGACATCGTCGAGCAGATAGAGCGCGCCGACGACGACCGCGGGGCCGACGCGCTCCTGTTGAAGCTCAACACGCCGGGCGGACAGATCGTCCCCAGCGAGGACATCCGGCTGGCCGCCGAGGCGTTCGACGGGCCGACCATCGGTTACGCGACCGACGTCTGTGCCAGCGGCGGCTACGACATCGCCGCGGGCTGTGACGAGCTGTGGGCCCGCGAGGGCTCCATCGTCGGCTCCATCGGCGTCATCGGCTCGCGCGTCAACGCCAACGAGCTGGCAGACCGGATTGGCCTCTCCTACGAGCAGTTCACCGCCGGCGAGTACAAGGACGCCGGCACCCCGCTGAAACAGCTGGACGAAGAGGAGCGCGAGTATCTCCAGCGCATCGTCGACGACTACTACGACCAGTTCGTCGAGACCGTCGCCGACGGTCGCGAACTGGACGAGGAAACCATCCGGGACACCGAAGCCCGGGTGTTTCTCGGGACGGAGGCACACGAGCGCGGGCTCGTCGACGCGCTCGGGACCCGCGAGGACGTGGAGGACCGACTCGAAGACACGCTGAACGAACCCGTCACCGTCGCGGAGTTCGAGCCCCAGTCCGGACTCATGTCGAAGGTCCGCGGCGGCGCCCAGGCCGTCGCGTTCTCGCTGGGAGCCGGCGTCGCGAGCGCTTTCGACGGCGACGTCGACGGGCTCTCGTTCCGTCGGTAA
- a CDS encoding DUF373 family protein → MTTLVVCIDRDSPVSDRCPVVGRQAVESTITETGVIDPEDSRINCLLEGLRVADDLEADGDDTVVAVVGGGGDAVGSDREIARQTESLVSDYQPDSAVVVVDSADDERLVPIIESRVRVDAVDRVVVRQARDIESTYYLLKQFLADEELRRTVLVPVGIALLAFPLLLQFVDPTTALGAIAAALGVFLIYKGLGIDVYLSRLPGQIREALYSGQVSLVTYVVAGGLSIVGIFAGALEISSFGSTGLFILANRFLFESVPWLTAAALAASLGRLLDELLQREGIRSAYVNLPFGAVAVGLVIRGFSAYFLERAGVFGPFRVPAMDFGLVEVNGFSMDLGTRLASFILAGILVAVVGVRVAAYVSQNDIEAELVD, encoded by the coding sequence GTGACAACGCTGGTGGTGTGCATCGACCGGGACAGCCCTGTGTCCGACAGGTGTCCGGTGGTGGGGCGCCAGGCCGTCGAATCGACGATAACCGAGACCGGTGTCATCGACCCCGAAGACAGCCGCATCAACTGCCTGCTGGAAGGGCTCCGGGTGGCCGACGACCTCGAAGCCGACGGCGACGACACCGTCGTGGCAGTCGTCGGTGGCGGGGGCGACGCCGTCGGGAGCGACCGCGAAATCGCGCGCCAGACCGAGTCGCTGGTCTCCGACTACCAGCCCGACTCGGCCGTCGTCGTCGTCGACAGCGCCGACGACGAGCGGCTGGTCCCCATCATCGAGAGCCGGGTCCGCGTCGACGCCGTCGACCGCGTCGTCGTCCGACAGGCCCGTGACATCGAGTCCACCTACTACCTGCTCAAGCAGTTCCTCGCCGACGAGGAGCTTCGCCGTACCGTCCTCGTCCCGGTCGGTATCGCGCTGCTCGCGTTCCCGCTGCTCCTGCAGTTCGTCGACCCGACGACCGCGCTCGGCGCCATCGCGGCCGCGCTCGGTGTGTTTCTCATCTACAAGGGGCTCGGTATCGACGTCTACCTCTCCCGGCTGCCGGGCCAGATTCGCGAGGCGCTGTATTCGGGACAGGTGTCGCTGGTGACGTACGTCGTCGCCGGCGGCCTCTCCATCGTCGGCATCTTCGCCGGCGCGCTGGAGATATCTTCGTTCGGCTCGACCGGCCTGTTTATCCTCGCGAACCGGTTCCTCTTCGAGAGCGTCCCCTGGCTGACCGCCGCGGCGCTCGCGGCCTCGCTGGGGCGGCTGCTCGACGAACTCCTCCAGCGGGAGGGCATCCGTAGCGCGTACGTGAATCTCCCCTTCGGCGCGGTCGCGGTCGGGCTCGTAATCCGTGGCTTCTCGGCGTACTTCCTCGAACGCGCGGGCGTGTTCGGCCCGTTTCGCGTGCCCGCGATGGACTTCGGTCTCGTCGAGGTCAACGGGTTCAGCATGGATCTCGGCACCCGGCTGGCCTCGTTCATCCTCGCGGGCATCCTCGTCGCCGTCGTCGGCGTCCGCGTCGCGGCCTACGTCAGCCAGAACGACATCGAGGCGGAGCTGGTCGACTAG